One genomic window of Haloferax mediterranei ATCC 33500 includes the following:
- a CDS encoding DUF7838 family putative zinc beta-ribbon protein, with protein MSDLEIERDCPVCGNDTFYLAASMLVHLGKKTKWHCTECDYGYIHITDDVETYVEAEA; from the coding sequence ATGAGCGACCTCGAAATCGAGCGCGACTGCCCCGTCTGCGGTAACGACACGTTCTACCTCGCCGCCAGCATGCTCGTCCACCTCGGCAAGAAAACCAAGTGGCACTGCACCGAGTGCGACTACGGCTACATCCACATCACCGACGACGTGGAAACCTACGTCGAAGCCGAAGCGTAA
- a CDS encoding metal ABC transporter substrate-binding protein, protein MDDKSRLTNSAVSRRKILTAGAGLATAGFAGCLGGTSSTVSGGNSNSGSDDGPVAVASFFSFYDFARKITKDTPVTVKNLIPTGLHGHGWEPDASVTRDIIEADAFIHVGEDFQPWADRAIQTLKDDDIDTQLINVREGVELVELAASLDRDEEGVGQGRGKDPHFWLDPQRAKTSVDNITEGLVELAPDHEDTFRENASTYKTDVLDRIDQDYQDIFDRASRDVVQLAAHNAFQYIGVRYGVEMRPLVVNLAASGDVKPSDITEAKNVIDENDIKYIGAGVFETRKPAKQLIAETAVESYYPVTPYAGVREEWVENNWGYEEIAYKINMPTFEVVLGNKSPTEAGYDGWADEWRNFE, encoded by the coding sequence ATGGATGACAAAAGTCGTCTGACGAATTCGGCTGTCTCGCGTAGGAAGATTCTTACAGCGGGGGCCGGACTCGCCACCGCCGGATTCGCCGGTTGTCTGGGTGGAACGAGTAGTACTGTTAGCGGGGGTAACTCCAATTCTGGGTCCGACGATGGACCCGTTGCCGTCGCGTCATTCTTCAGTTTCTACGATTTCGCGCGGAAGATTACAAAGGACACGCCGGTCACGGTGAAGAATCTGATACCGACCGGTCTCCACGGCCACGGGTGGGAACCCGACGCGAGCGTCACGAGAGATATCATCGAAGCGGACGCGTTCATCCATGTCGGAGAGGACTTCCAGCCGTGGGCAGACCGCGCGATTCAAACGCTGAAAGACGACGACATCGACACCCAACTCATCAACGTCCGCGAGGGTGTCGAACTCGTCGAACTCGCCGCCAGCCTCGACAGGGACGAAGAGGGCGTCGGTCAAGGTCGCGGGAAAGACCCGCACTTCTGGCTCGACCCGCAGCGTGCGAAAACCTCCGTCGACAACATCACGGAGGGGCTGGTCGAACTCGCACCCGACCACGAAGATACCTTCCGCGAGAACGCGTCGACGTACAAGACCGACGTACTCGACCGAATCGACCAGGACTACCAAGATATCTTCGACCGCGCATCTCGGGACGTCGTCCAGCTGGCAGCCCACAACGCGTTCCAGTACATCGGCGTCCGCTATGGCGTCGAGATGCGCCCGCTCGTGGTCAATCTCGCAGCCAGCGGCGACGTGAAGCCGTCGGACATCACGGAAGCAAAGAACGTTATCGACGAAAACGACATCAAGTACATCGGTGCCGGCGTCTTCGAGACGCGCAAGCCCGCGAAACAGCTAATTGCTGAGACCGCAGTCGAGTCGTACTACCCAGTGACTCCCTACGCGGGCGTCCGCGAGGAGTGGGTCGAAAACAACTGGGGCTACGAGGAAATCGCGTACAAAATCAACATGCCCACCTTCGAAGTCGTCCTCGGCAACAAGTCCCCAACTGAGGCGGGCTACGACGGGTGGGCTGACGAGTGGAGGAACTTTGAATGA
- a CDS encoding metal ABC transporter permease: MHIELFTLLQAGPLDTVLAPLYWFLSLWSDLLFVVRDVTGLEFLQYQFMHRAILVGLCIGVMAPLIGTFLVHRQLALIGDALAHTAFAGVAVGLFLNGVFSLGVSPYLTAVVVAVIAALLIELISEATDAYNDVSMAIVLSTGFALGTVLISLNAGGLAVGINQYLFGNLSTVSAENAAILLVLFGIIVATIALTRNQLLYVTFDETAAAVSGISVTWYNRVMVMLTALVVVGAMQIMGVILVAAMLVVPVAGAAQVSKSFTESLLVSVVLAELAVLLGIGVSYYGGATAGGVIVLFAVGIYAVSVVIGKLQERAGEDTVPELGSIDSSDA, encoded by the coding sequence ATGCACATCGAACTCTTCACCCTGTTGCAGGCCGGTCCGTTAGACACGGTCCTCGCACCACTCTACTGGTTCCTCTCGCTCTGGTCGGACCTGCTGTTCGTCGTCCGCGACGTGACGGGACTCGAATTTCTCCAGTACCAGTTCATGCACCGGGCCATCCTCGTCGGTCTCTGCATCGGCGTGATGGCTCCTCTCATCGGGACGTTTCTGGTTCATAGGCAACTCGCGCTCATCGGCGACGCCCTCGCACACACCGCCTTCGCCGGTGTCGCGGTCGGGTTGTTCCTCAACGGCGTATTCAGCCTCGGCGTCTCGCCGTACCTGACGGCCGTCGTCGTCGCCGTCATCGCCGCACTCCTCATCGAACTCATCTCCGAGGCGACCGACGCCTACAACGACGTGTCGATGGCAATCGTGCTCTCGACCGGGTTCGCGCTGGGGACGGTGCTTATCAGCCTCAACGCGGGCGGCCTCGCAGTCGGTATCAACCAGTATCTCTTCGGGAATCTCTCGACCGTTTCCGCGGAGAACGCGGCTATCCTCCTCGTTCTCTTCGGTATCATCGTCGCGACGATTGCCCTCACCCGGAACCAACTGCTTTACGTCACCTTTGACGAGACCGCAGCAGCAGTGTCGGGCATCTCGGTCACGTGGTACAACCGCGTGATGGTCATGCTCACCGCGCTGGTCGTCGTCGGTGCGATGCAGATTATGGGCGTCATCCTCGTCGCCGCGATGCTCGTCGTCCCGGTCGCGGGCGCGGCGCAGGTCTCCAAGAGTTTCACCGAGTCGCTTCTCGTCTCGGTCGTTCTCGCCGAACTCGCGGTCCTCCTCGGTATCGGTGTCTCTTACTACGGTGGGGCCACTGCGGGGGGCGTCATTGTCCTGTTCGCAGTAGGTATCTACGCCGTCTCCGTCGTCATCGGCAAACTGCAGGAGCGGGCCGGAGAAGATACAGTTCCTGAACTGGGAAGCATCGACTCGTCCGACGCGTAA
- a CDS encoding metal ABC transporter ATP-binding protein, translating into MSILSDKEHAEPESEPKSAAESADPLIELSNVEFGYTAAPVVEDISLRINPGEYVAVVGPNGSGKSTLMKLILGLLQPDTGSAQLFGEPSRTFDDGARIGYVAQHASASKEMPITVREVVKMGRFPHVGFGILSGKDHKIVDEALATVGMSAFADRRVTQLSGGQRQRAFIARALAGEADLLVLDEPTVGVDAESVDAFYDLLESLNEDGITILLIEHDLGAVTDHAERIVCLNREVYFDGPTDDFVESDALARAFGTAATFMGDV; encoded by the coding sequence ATGAGCATTTTAAGCGATAAAGAACACGCTGAACCGGAATCGGAGCCGAAATCAGCAGCCGAATCGGCGGACCCGCTCATCGAACTGTCGAACGTCGAGTTCGGGTACACCGCGGCACCCGTCGTCGAAGATATCTCGCTCCGTATCAACCCCGGCGAGTACGTCGCCGTCGTCGGCCCGAATGGCTCGGGGAAGTCGACGCTGATGAAGCTCATCCTCGGCTTACTCCAACCCGATACGGGGTCGGCGCAACTGTTCGGTGAACCCTCGCGCACGTTCGACGACGGCGCTCGTATCGGGTACGTCGCTCAGCACGCGAGCGCCTCGAAGGAGATGCCAATCACGGTTCGGGAAGTCGTCAAAATGGGTCGGTTCCCCCACGTCGGCTTCGGGATACTCTCGGGCAAAGACCACAAAATCGTCGACGAAGCGCTCGCCACGGTCGGGATGTCGGCCTTTGCTGACCGACGCGTAACCCAACTCTCGGGTGGCCAGCGCCAGCGCGCGTTCATCGCCCGCGCACTCGCCGGGGAAGCCGACTTACTCGTCTTGGACGAGCCAACAGTCGGTGTCGACGCCGAGTCGGTCGACGCGTTCTACGACCTGCTCGAATCGCTCAACGAGGACGGAATCACGATTCTCCTCATCGAGCACGACCTCGGCGCGGTCACTGACCACGCAGAGCGTATCGTCTGTCTCAACCGTGAAGTGTACTTCGACGGTCCGACCGACGACTTCGTCGAGAGCGACGCGCTCGCCCGGGCCTTCGGGACGGCCGCGACGTTCATGGGTGATGTGTGA
- the gcvPB gene encoding aminomethyl-transferring glycine dehydrogenase subunit GcvPB, whose product MNFDQARFSRDDVYEPLLSEKDSTTVEVDSEDVLPDDLTRDELTLPGLSEPQLARHYTRLSQMNYSVELGPYPLGSCTMKYNPSFTEDVAADPNAAVHPARSDRTVQGTLGLLHGLQEYLAEIGGMDAVTLHPPAGAAGEFTGILVAKAYHESRDDDRSEIIIPSSAHGTNFASAALAGYDVVELPSDDDGRVDMEALDAAISEETAALMLTNPNTLGLFERDIVDIAEMVHDAGGLLYYDGANLNALLGRARPGDMGFDIVHYNVHKTFATPHGGGGPGAGPVGVVDELAEFLPSPMVRETAAGYEQYEPESSIGKVHGFTGNWLVLIKAYAYIARLGDDGLADSSAKAVLNANYLASQVDLEVPYGPFHHEFAATAGDRDAADVAKRMLDYGVHPPTTKWPELVSQAMLTEPTEVEDKASLDDLAHAFNAAYADSDEALESAPSKTSARRIDQVSAARNPRLSWQALEQDE is encoded by the coding sequence ATGAACTTCGACCAAGCCCGATTCAGCCGCGACGACGTGTACGAGCCGCTTCTGTCCGAAAAGGACAGCACTACCGTCGAGGTCGACTCGGAGGACGTCCTCCCGGACGACCTGACCCGCGACGAACTCACGCTACCGGGGCTTTCGGAGCCGCAGCTGGCGCGACACTACACGCGTCTGTCGCAGATGAACTACAGCGTCGAACTGGGGCCGTACCCGCTCGGGTCGTGTACGATGAAGTACAACCCGTCGTTCACCGAGGACGTTGCGGCCGACCCCAACGCCGCTGTCCACCCTGCCCGCTCCGACCGGACGGTTCAGGGGACACTCGGTCTCCTGCACGGTCTCCAGGAGTATCTCGCCGAAATCGGCGGCATGGACGCCGTGACGCTCCATCCCCCAGCGGGTGCCGCAGGCGAATTCACGGGTATTCTCGTCGCAAAAGCGTATCACGAGTCGCGCGACGACGACCGCTCGGAGATTATCATCCCCTCGTCGGCCCACGGGACGAACTTCGCATCGGCCGCCCTGGCGGGCTACGACGTGGTCGAACTCCCCTCGGACGACGATGGTCGCGTCGATATGGAGGCGCTGGACGCCGCCATCTCCGAGGAGACGGCCGCGCTCATGCTCACGAACCCGAACACGCTCGGATTGTTCGAACGCGACATCGTCGACATCGCCGAGATGGTCCACGACGCTGGCGGCCTGCTCTACTACGACGGGGCGAACCTCAACGCCCTCCTCGGGCGCGCTCGCCCCGGTGATATGGGCTTCGACATCGTTCACTACAACGTCCACAAGACGTTTGCCACGCCGCACGGCGGCGGTGGTCCCGGTGCCGGCCCGGTCGGCGTCGTCGACGAACTCGCAGAATTCCTCCCGAGTCCGATGGTTCGCGAGACGGCCGCGGGGTACGAACAGTACGAGCCGGAGTCGTCCATCGGCAAGGTTCACGGCTTCACCGGCAACTGGCTGGTGCTCATCAAGGCGTACGCCTACATCGCCCGTCTGGGCGACGACGGCCTCGCAGACTCCAGCGCGAAGGCCGTGCTGAACGCGAATTACCTCGCTTCGCAGGTGGACTTGGAGGTCCCGTACGGACCGTTCCACCACGAGTTCGCGGCGACTGCCGGCGACCGAGACGCCGCAGACGTGGCAAAGCGCATGCTCGATTACGGCGTCCACCCGCCGACGACGAAGTGGCCCGAACTCGTCTCGCAGGCGATGCTCACCGAACCCACGGAAGTCGAGGACAAGGCGTCCCTGGACGACCTCGCACACGCCTTTAACGCCGCATATGCTGACTCTGACGAGGCACTCGAATCTGCGCCCTCGAAGACGAGCGCTCGCCGCATCGACCAGGTGTCTGCGGCCCGGAACCCGCGGCTTTCGTGGCAGGCGCTCGAACAGGACGAATAA
- a CDS encoding phosphotransferase family protein, with the protein MSTPPSSLTRADVSQALRRVDAPELEGYLPLSEASLMHVGDGFNDVFVLSPPQGKARDDRDTDRLVVKFGTYSEPRHLRAGVTAYQLLAEFTDLPVPEVVAFDQGDDQTPPFVAMEHRPGAALAGGFPDTERATDPAAVRLLGAVMAAFGSIPARATDGYGYIQRTDYRDGSPVAVGEYDDCSSWLVEYGTELYDAAADHESLNAIVPDVLEFLRANRNRLPEAPSPSVIITDFSPANLMSRDGTPPNSVDELTGVIDLERAKIGPLEFAAVNAEYLLTRYVDDPAPIRDALYDPLPFGPGVPKRDFYRVLAMGRSVAALPFWYDSEDEMYEQRAREIASELERIVR; encoded by the coding sequence ATGTCGACACCACCGTCGTCTCTCACGCGTGCCGACGTTTCTCAGGCGCTCCGTCGGGTGGATGCGCCGGAACTCGAAGGATATCTCCCTCTCTCGGAGGCATCGTTGATGCACGTGGGCGACGGTTTCAACGACGTATTCGTTCTCTCTCCTCCCCAAGGCAAAGCCCGAGACGACCGAGACACCGACCGACTCGTCGTTAAGTTCGGGACCTACTCCGAACCGAGACACCTCCGCGCGGGCGTGACCGCCTACCAACTCCTCGCGGAGTTCACCGACCTCCCGGTCCCCGAAGTCGTCGCGTTCGACCAGGGTGACGACCAAACCCCTCCGTTCGTGGCGATGGAACACCGCCCCGGCGCGGCGCTGGCCGGTGGCTTTCCCGACACGGAGCGGGCGACGGACCCCGCCGCGGTTCGACTTCTCGGGGCGGTCATGGCCGCGTTCGGGTCGATTCCCGCACGAGCCACCGACGGGTACGGATACATCCAGCGTACCGACTACCGCGACGGTAGCCCGGTCGCCGTCGGCGAGTACGACGATTGCTCGTCGTGGCTCGTCGAGTACGGGACCGAACTCTACGACGCGGCGGCGGACCACGAGTCGCTGAACGCAATCGTTCCGGATGTGCTCGAATTCCTCCGAGCGAACCGCAACCGACTACCGGAGGCCCCATCTCCCTCTGTCATTATCACGGACTTCTCGCCAGCGAATCTGATGAGCCGAGATGGGACTCCGCCGAACAGTGTCGATGAACTCACCGGTGTCATCGACCTCGAACGAGCCAAAATCGGCCCGCTGGAGTTCGCCGCCGTCAACGCTGAGTACCTGTTGACGCGGTACGTCGACGACCCGGCCCCCATTCGTGACGCGCTCTACGACCCGCTTCCATTCGGTCCGGGGGTGCCGAAGCGGGACTTCTACCGAGTGCTTGCGATGGGGCGGTCGGTGGCGGCGCTTCCGTTTTGGTACGACTCAGAGGACGAGATGTACGAGCAGCGGGCGAGGGAGATTGCGTCGGAACTTGAGCGGATTGTTCGGTGA